From the genome of Ctenopharyngodon idella isolate HZGC_01 chromosome 23, HZGC01, whole genome shotgun sequence, one region includes:
- the tecrl2a gene encoding very-long-chain enoyl-CoA reductase isoform X3 has protein sequence MSRTIFFEVEPHSSIGDIKSLFHKSYPKWYPARQALKLDPKGKALRDDDVLQNLSVGTSATMYFRDLGPQLGWTMVFLAEYTGPLLIYLLFYVRVPYIYSHKYTFTSSSHTVVSLACACHSFHYIKRLFEIVFVHRFSQGTMPLRAIVRNCAYYWGFAAWLAYYINHPLYTPPSYGEKQINYALIIFVLCEAGNFSIHWSLNSLKCEGTKCRRFPHPSKNPFTWLFYFVSCPNYTYEVGAWVGLSIMTQCVPVALFTLVGFIQMTIWAKGKHKTYIREFKDYPNLRMPILPFIL, from the exons GTTGAACCCCATTCAAGCATAGGTGACATTAAGAGTTTGTTTCACAAGTCAT ATCCCAAATGGTATCCAGCTAGACAAGCCCTGAAGCTGGACCCCA AAGGAAAAGCACTGAGAGATGATGATGTACTACAGAATCTGTCTGTTGGGACCTCAGCGACCATGTATTTTAGAGACCTTGGCCCACAACTGGGATGGACAATG GTTTTTCTGGCGGAGTACACTGGTCCCCTTCTGATATATCTCCTCTTCTATGTCCGTGTCCCATACATCTATAGCCACAAATACACCTTCACCTCCAGCTCTCATACTGTGGTCAg TTTGGCTTGTGCTTGTCACTCCTTTCACTATATTAAGAGGCTATTCGAAATAGTATTTGTGCATCGGTTTTCTCAAGGCACTATGCCTCTCAGAGCCATTGTAAGG AATTGTGCATATTACTGGGGTTTTGCAGCATGGTTAGCATACTACATCAATCATCCTCTCTACACACCACCAT CATATGGAGAGAAACAGATCAACTATGCACTAATTATTTTTGTG TTATGCGAGGCAGGTAATTTCTCCATCCACTGGTCATTGAACAGTTTAAAATGTGAAG gtACAAAATGTCGGAGGTTCCCACATCCATCCAAAAACCCTTTTACATGGCTCTTTTACTTTGTATCATGTCCCAACTACACATATGAG GTGGGTGCTTGGGTGGGCCTGTCCATCATGACCCAGTGCGTTCCAG tGGCTCTCTTCACACTTGTAGGTTTCATTCAAATGACCATCTGGGCCAAAGGAAAACACAAAACTTACATCCGAGAGTTTAAGGATTACCCAAATCTCCGCATGCCAATCCTCCCCTTCATCCTCTGA
- the tecrl2a gene encoding very-long-chain enoyl-CoA reductase isoform X2, with the protein MRVKILDSNTKEQLCFLDKVEPHSSIGDIKSLFHKSYPKWYPARQALKLDPKGKALRDDDVLQNLSVGTSATMYFRDLGPQLGWTMVFLAEYTGPLLIYLLFYVRVPYIYSHKYTFTSSSHTVVSLACACHSFHYIKRLFEIVFVHRFSQGTMPLRAIVRNCAYYWGFAAWLAYYINHPLYTPPSYGEKQINYALIIFVLCEAGNFSIHWSLNSLKCEGTKCRRFPHPSKNPFTWLFYFVSCPNYTYEVGAWVGLSIMTQCVPVALFTLVGFIQMTIWAKGKHKTYIREFKDYPNLRMPILPFIL; encoded by the exons atgagg GTAAAAATTCTAGATTCAAATACCAAAGAACAACTCTGTTTTCTTGACAAG GTTGAACCCCATTCAAGCATAGGTGACATTAAGAGTTTGTTTCACAAGTCAT ATCCCAAATGGTATCCAGCTAGACAAGCCCTGAAGCTGGACCCCA AAGGAAAAGCACTGAGAGATGATGATGTACTACAGAATCTGTCTGTTGGGACCTCAGCGACCATGTATTTTAGAGACCTTGGCCCACAACTGGGATGGACAATG GTTTTTCTGGCGGAGTACACTGGTCCCCTTCTGATATATCTCCTCTTCTATGTCCGTGTCCCATACATCTATAGCCACAAATACACCTTCACCTCCAGCTCTCATACTGTGGTCAg TTTGGCTTGTGCTTGTCACTCCTTTCACTATATTAAGAGGCTATTCGAAATAGTATTTGTGCATCGGTTTTCTCAAGGCACTATGCCTCTCAGAGCCATTGTAAGG AATTGTGCATATTACTGGGGTTTTGCAGCATGGTTAGCATACTACATCAATCATCCTCTCTACACACCACCAT CATATGGAGAGAAACAGATCAACTATGCACTAATTATTTTTGTG TTATGCGAGGCAGGTAATTTCTCCATCCACTGGTCATTGAACAGTTTAAAATGTGAAG gtACAAAATGTCGGAGGTTCCCACATCCATCCAAAAACCCTTTTACATGGCTCTTTTACTTTGTATCATGTCCCAACTACACATATGAG GTGGGTGCTTGGGTGGGCCTGTCCATCATGACCCAGTGCGTTCCAG tGGCTCTCTTCACACTTGTAGGTTTCATTCAAATGACCATCTGGGCCAAAGGAAAACACAAAACTTACATCCGAGAGTTTAAGGATTACCCAAATCTCCGCATGCCAATCCTCCCCTTCATCCTCTGA
- the tecrl2a gene encoding very-long-chain enoyl-CoA reductase isoform X1: MSRTIFFEVKILDSNTKEQLCFLDKVEPHSSIGDIKSLFHKSYPKWYPARQALKLDPKGKALRDDDVLQNLSVGTSATMYFRDLGPQLGWTMVFLAEYTGPLLIYLLFYVRVPYIYSHKYTFTSSSHTVVSLACACHSFHYIKRLFEIVFVHRFSQGTMPLRAIVRNCAYYWGFAAWLAYYINHPLYTPPSYGEKQINYALIIFVLCEAGNFSIHWSLNSLKCEGTKCRRFPHPSKNPFTWLFYFVSCPNYTYEVGAWVGLSIMTQCVPVALFTLVGFIQMTIWAKGKHKTYIREFKDYPNLRMPILPFIL, from the exons GTAAAAATTCTAGATTCAAATACCAAAGAACAACTCTGTTTTCTTGACAAG GTTGAACCCCATTCAAGCATAGGTGACATTAAGAGTTTGTTTCACAAGTCAT ATCCCAAATGGTATCCAGCTAGACAAGCCCTGAAGCTGGACCCCA AAGGAAAAGCACTGAGAGATGATGATGTACTACAGAATCTGTCTGTTGGGACCTCAGCGACCATGTATTTTAGAGACCTTGGCCCACAACTGGGATGGACAATG GTTTTTCTGGCGGAGTACACTGGTCCCCTTCTGATATATCTCCTCTTCTATGTCCGTGTCCCATACATCTATAGCCACAAATACACCTTCACCTCCAGCTCTCATACTGTGGTCAg TTTGGCTTGTGCTTGTCACTCCTTTCACTATATTAAGAGGCTATTCGAAATAGTATTTGTGCATCGGTTTTCTCAAGGCACTATGCCTCTCAGAGCCATTGTAAGG AATTGTGCATATTACTGGGGTTTTGCAGCATGGTTAGCATACTACATCAATCATCCTCTCTACACACCACCAT CATATGGAGAGAAACAGATCAACTATGCACTAATTATTTTTGTG TTATGCGAGGCAGGTAATTTCTCCATCCACTGGTCATTGAACAGTTTAAAATGTGAAG gtACAAAATGTCGGAGGTTCCCACATCCATCCAAAAACCCTTTTACATGGCTCTTTTACTTTGTATCATGTCCCAACTACACATATGAG GTGGGTGCTTGGGTGGGCCTGTCCATCATGACCCAGTGCGTTCCAG tGGCTCTCTTCACACTTGTAGGTTTCATTCAAATGACCATCTGGGCCAAAGGAAAACACAAAACTTACATCCGAGAGTTTAAGGATTACCCAAATCTCCGCATGCCAATCCTCCCCTTCATCCTCTGA